ATCCCAAGACTAATACTATTGAAGCCGCTGCAGCCCAATATTTAGTTTGAAGAAAAATAACTTTATCTGTTTTTTTAATTTGTCTTAATTCTTTTTTTAGTTTCAGCCGATTTGATTTAATCGTTTCAGTATTCTCAAAAATTTCATCGGTATTGTCATACCATTTATTCCACATTTCTTGTCCTTTTGGAGAATATTTTCCTTCTAAAAAATGTTTTATTTCTTGTTTTAATTTTTCAGGCATTATAATTTCTTTATGTCTTTAATAGTATGTCTTGGGAATTGAAAATTCAGGTAGGCATGAAAGGTTACGCTTTTGTTAAGAAAAAGCATCAGCCTTAATTTTAGAAACTGCATTATCAGTTAAACTCGCCTAAATAGGTACGCATAAATTTCAGTGCATACGTAATGTGATACTTTACTGTTTCGATAGAAACATTTAGTTCATCGGCAATTTCTTTATTGGAGTAATGTTTGATCCGGCTGAGAATAAAAACTTCTTTTGATTTTTTAGGAAGTAATGATGCTGCCTTGTCAACTGCAATCTGGAGTTCTTCGTAATAAATGGAATCTTCTGTTCCATTATAGCTATTTAAAGAAACCGTATTTCTATCTAAAACTTCCTGAATGTACTGATCTGAAATTGTGTGGGATTTAATATAATCCAGCGTTGTATAACGCACAGAGGTGTATATGTAAGCCGCAAAACTTTTTTGGAGTAAAATCTTTTTTCTTCGTTCCCAGATTGAGGTAAAAACTTCCTGCACAATTTCTTCAGAAACGGAAATCGATTTCATTCTTATATATACAAAACGTACAAGCGGATCACGGTATCTGAAATACAATTCATCAAAAGCTTTATCTTTTCCCTGTCTCAATAATTCGACAAGCTGTTCATCAGTGTAACCTTTATACATAATACTTCACCTTATTATTAGTCAAATCAATGAGCGTTGTGAAATCATTTATTTCGTGAAGTATTCTTAGTTTGAAAAATGACATATACTACAATAGTTTGTTTTATAATATGTCTTCAAAATTAGAAATGAGGGTAGGTCGTTTAGGTTACCTTTACATTAATAAAACCATAGGATTATGAAACATTGTATTAACATTTCGTTTTGAAATTCGCCATACGGTTAACATAAGAATTGAAAACTTTTTGGTGGAGATAAAATAATGCCGCTTTTATTGAATCAATTATTATTTCAGTTTTAAATTTGCAAAATGATAATACAAGATTTAGTTGGCGATTATGCCATTTCAGGAAGTAATCAGGATGAAAGCAATCAAATAACTTATAAAGGGATTTTGAGTCTAACTTTAGATTTGAATAACCGAATTATTGCCAAATGGATTATAAATAACTCACAAGTGCAAAAGGGACACGGTTTTTTTAAGGATAATATTTTGGTTATCAATTTTAGCTACAAAGGAGACGATAACAAAACTTATAAAGGAGTTGCCGTTTACAGATGCATTACTAAAGATGTGCTGGATGGTTTTTGGTCTGAAAAACACGGGAATCCGCTTTATTTAGGAACCGAGCATTGTTTGAGAATAGAGAGTTCTGAGCGGTTAAATTAATCGTTTATCATTCCATAGGAATGTTTCGTCGGTAGAAAATTATTACAATTATTGTGGTTTTACGTTCCATAGGAACGTTTGATATACGTGATCGTTAAAATTGACATCAAAATCAAACGTTCCTACGGAACGTAAATGTGACGGAATGATATTCTTTTCTACCGACGAAACATTCCTACGGAATGATAAACTTGGTGTAAAAACAATGGAATTAAAAAATGGTTGGTTATTTTTTCGTAAACCCTTTTCTGGTCATTTCACCCCATCCCTTGGTTCCCATTATTTTTTCTTTGTAACCAATTAAAGCCGAGTAAACGGTTAGCGGATGAAAATAGAAAGGCTCAATAAAAGCGGCTAAAAGCAGTTTGAAAAAATCGGCTTGTTTTGGATATTTATGAAAAGTACGTTCTTCGCTAAACAAAGCAATAACCGAAAAGAAAACGGCAAATGTATACACAAACAACAGCAGTAAAAGAAAGAAATGCCAGTTAAGAAGTCCTATAATCAGAAATACGATTGTAATAACCAGACCTATAAATTCTATTCCGGGAGCCAGAAATTCAAACAAAGTCCAATATGGAATACTCAACATTCCTAATAATTTATACTTTGGATTAAGGAACATTTTTTTATGAAATTTCAGTGTTTCAATTGTTCCTCGCATCCAGCGGCTGCGCTGCTTTTTGAATATTTTAAAATCTTCCGGAGCTTCTGTCCAACATAACGGATCTGGTATATAACGAACTGTATAGGGCAGTTTGTTTTCGAGCATATAACGGCGCATTCTTACCACGAGTTCCATATCTTCTCCAACGGTTTTGGTATCGTAACCGCCCGCCAATAATGCAATTTCTTTATCAAAAGCACCAAAAGCACCGCTGATTAATAACAATCCGTCGAGTCTTCCCCAAGCCATTCTTCCTAACAGAAAAGCTCTTAAATATTCTAATACCTGTATTCTTGGCAGTAATACATCGGGTACATTAATTTCAACCAAACGTCCGTTTTTAATTATACACTGGTTTGCGATTCTAACGACGCCACCCGTCGCAATAATGCGTTCTCCGTGTGATTCAAGAAATGGTTTTGCTAATTTTAGTAATGAATCTTTATCCAGAATGCAATCTACATCGATGCATACCACATAAGGATTTTGCGCAATGTTTAGTCCTGCATTAAGCGCATCTGCTTTACCTCCGTTTTCTTTGTCAACTACAATAAGTTTTTTAAAAGCAGCGTTTTTTGAGGTGTACAATCCTTTAATTTCTTTTGTTTTAATCTGGGCGTGAAAATCAATTTCTGTGAGAACCAGATCATACGTTTTAATTAAAATTTCCATTGAGTTGTCTTTACTTCCGTCGTTTACAACAATTACCTGATAATCGTTATAATTTAATGAAAGTAAAGATTTTACATTTTCTTCAATGGTAAAACCTTCATTGTAAGCGGGTGCGATTAAAGACAGTTTTGGTGCAAATTCGCTTGTTAAGAGTACTTCGTAATCTACAAAACTATTTTTTTTAAGATAACTTCTAAGTTCTTTTACTGATAAATAAGCTAAACCCAAATACGAAGACATAATCAAAATTGCATAAGCAAGTATGAGTATTAAGTATATATGGGTAAATAGGGTTATTTCAGTATTAAAAAATGTCATCTTCTGTTCTTGTTAAACTGTTAATGTCTGTAACAGATTTTGTGCTTTATATTTTATTATCATGTTTGGAGTACGTGCAGCCAGTTGTTCTACGTAACGAAGTTTTTGTGTAAGTTTAAGTTCTTTTATTAGCTTTAAACCAAGTGTTACGACTGTACTATTTTCTGATTCAAGTAAAAGCTCGATGCCTTTAGTATCTCCTACATCGTGTTTTTTAAAAGCATGTATGATATTAACCTGAGTCCACTCGTCGATAGGATTTGTGTGTTCTGTTAAATGTACAATACCTTTTGTTCCTTCCAGTTTAATACAGGCATTTATAGCTGTAATCTGCAGTGTTTTTTTTCGGGCTTTAGAAAGAGTTACCAGAGTATCAAATGCTTCGTTTATGTTCATTTCGGCAAGTTCTGTAATTCCTTTGCACTTTACATCCCATTTTATGTTTTTGAGTTTCTTTAATGAATCTTTCATTAATCCGGAATCTTTATAAAACTGCTCTAGTTTTTTTGCATAAATACCGTCATAATTTTTGTGAAGATTGATAATAGATGCTGTCATTACTTCTCTAAAAAAAACAAGATCTGAAATAACTTTATATTCATTATTTTCATTAATGGTCGAAAACAAGGTTTCTTCAAAAACTACCGAAAACAGGAGTTTATCAATATAAGCCGTATACTCAATTCTGAGTTTTTCTTTTTTGATATTATGGTTTCTGCTCCAGACAATTAAAAGGTACAATAGAAGCGATAATCCAATAAATAGATAAATTGAGATCATAAGAAAAGGCTCGACCCAGGTACCACTTCTGTAAAGTTCCCAAAGATTCTTCATCTTAAAAACGTTTAGTTATAATTATCTGTGCATTAAATCTGTTTCTGTATTCGCCAGGCAGATATTCTTCATATTCATAAAGAAAAATCGGGCGGACAAAAAATGAATCGCCAATACGATGCTGATACTGTATTCCTGCTCTGTAAGCTTTTAAAGGCTGTGTATAATTGTTGTATAAATAGAGATAAGGAACGTTTCCGTATTGCAGCTCAAATCGAATAAGGTTTTCGTTTTCTTCATTGGTATGCTGAAAGCTTAAAACATGAGAGAACAAAGCGTTTCCTGTGTCATAATAAGGTCGGTATGCAATTGTATTGCTTCCTGTTTTATATGAAAGCTGTCCCGTAAGCAAGGTTACATCATCGGTTTCAAAATGCATGTATCGAACTCCTAATGCGTAATCAAATCTTTTTCCGGGTCTAAAATAATATTCGACACCCACCTTTGCAACCGGAAAAATTGTTTCGCCTGTAGAAACTCCGGCGTTTACGTATAAATAATCTTTTTTGGCAAAAGTTTGATAATAATCTGCTTCAAAAAGCATTTGCGTATCGTCGTTTACGTGACCAATATTGGCACGGCCTACAAGTGCCGACTTTGTAAATTTATGTGTATATTCCACATATCCGTAATGCAGCGGCGACTGTCCGGGATTTGAGGTCGATACGTTTAAGTATGATGCAGAAATGGCATTTTTTGTTTTATGGCCAATAAGTGTTCGTATTCCTTTAAAGGCCTGCGTACTGTTTTCTGTTACAGAGGCTTTATCAATTATTTCTAATGCTTCCTGATCGCGATCGAGTTTTTCGAGACAGGTTACTTTTATTTTTAATACGTCTATTGAATTTGGATCTAAAGCCAGATATTTATCGCAATAAAATATACATTTCTCAAATTGCTCAGACCAATAATAAACATTAATGATAGCGAGTAATGCATCTGGCGATGGATTTACTCTGTCTGCCATTGGTGATAATACTTCAATGGCGGTTTTATAGTCCTTTTTCCAGCTGTAAATACGTCCAGCATACGTTTTTATATCTTCATCCTCTGGAAATTTTGCCCGCACAGGGTTCAGAATTGACAATGCTTTATCGTAATTGCCTTTCTCAACTTCGCGCTTAGCATTTGCCATAGCTTCATCAACATTAATTTCCTGACCAATTGCTGCTGAAGAAATAAATAACAGAAGGATTGAATAATATATAAATTTCATTAAACACGGGTATTTAATAATTTATTAATTCTTACTAAAAGCACAGCCGGACTTATTGGCTTTGCAATAAATTCATTTGCGCCAATGTCAAACGAATCCAGCTCTGTCTGCTCTACACCAGAAGAGGTAAGTATAATTATTGGAATATCAGAATTAATGGTCTGCCTAACATGCTGCGTAATCTGCATTCCGCTGATCCCCGGCATATTTATGTCTGTAAGGATTAGATCATAACTATTTTTTTCAATAGCTTCTAATGCATCTTTACCATCTGAAAACTGGTCAACTGTAAATCCTTTAGACTCTAAGAAAAAAGATAACGATTTGCGTAGGATATCATTATCTTCGGCTAAAACTATTCTCATTTTATATAATATTTGTCTTTGGGGCAAATTCTATTATGCCATAGAATATTCGAACTTAATGTAAAGCTAAAGCTTATTTCTCTTTTATCATAGCTCCTTTAGATATTTAACTACTTCAATTATGCCGCAATGGAATATATGGATTCTGTCAGCGGTTTCAGATGTAAATTTTTCATGTCTGGCTTCTTCTTCAATAACAGCAAGGCAGTTACTTAAATCATCAAGCAGAAACATATCTAAACTGGATCTCATATTATGAGCCATTTTTTTTACTGTGTCGTAATCCTTTTTTTTGAATGATTCTTCGAGCAGAGCTTCTTCTCCCGGGATTTTTTCTATAAAAAGATTTACCATTTCCTGTCTGAAGTTTAGATCTCCTCCTGACATTTCATCAATAAATGATAAGTCTACTCTTCTTTTTCGGTGTAGTTTATTATCTGGATTTAATACCGTTTTTATAGCTTCTAAAAGAGCAGACTGTTTAAATGGTTTAGGAACATAACCGTCCATTCCGGCATTGTAGCATCGTTCTTGCTCTCCCACTAAAGAATGAGCCGTCATGGCAATAATCGGAATAGTCGATTTCATTTCATTCCTGATATATTCTGTGGTTTGGTAACCATCTTTAACAGGCATTTGAAGATCCATCAAAACGAGGTCATATTCATTTTTAGATAAAAACTCGATTCCTTCTTCTCCATTTTCGGCAATATCCAATTCAAAACCAAAATTCTGAATCACATTTTTTGCCAGCTTTTGATTTAAAACATTGTCTTCGCAAAGCAATATTTTAAGTTTTCCTAAATTTTCAGATACTATCGCTTTCTCATTTTCTTCACTATAATCTGCTTTTCTATAATTAATATCAAAATAAAACTCAGATCCTCTGTTTTCTTTACTTTTTACATGAATTTCGGCATTTTGTAATTCAACTAATTGTTTTACAATATTAAGACCAAGTCCTGTACCGCCAAATCTTCTTGTTGTACTGTCTTCCGCCTGAGTAAATCGATCAAAAATAGTTTTAAGTTTTTTCTCAGGAATACCAATACCGGTATCTTTAACCGAGAATCGAAGCGAATAATGATTTTCTGTTTCGTCTATTTTTTTTACAGAAACAGTAACATCACCTTCATTTGTGAATTTTAGCGAATTTCCAATTAAGTTTACCAATATTTGATTTAACCTTCCCTGATCTCCAATTACCATTTCCGGCATATCGGCATCCAGAAAAAGATTGAATTCAACATCTTTAGGTACTTTTACTTTTAGTAAAGCATAAACATGTTTAAGTGTATTTTTTAAATTGAATGGTTCTGTTTCGATTGTTAAATTTCCCGATTCAATTTTAGAAAGATCCAAAATATCATTAATAATAAGCAGTAAATTTTCGCCCGCAATTTGTACGCTGTCAATATAATCACGCTGAACAACATCTAGTTTGGTTTGAGCCAGAAGATCTGTAAAACCAATTATGGCATTTAAAGGCGTACGAATTTCATGGCTCATATTGGCCAGAAAACTATCTTTTGCCAGTACTGCCCTTTCGGCAATTTTTTTCTGTGCATCCAGCTGCATGTTTTTATTGCTCAGTTCCAGCTGGTTTATCACGTGTCTGGAAACAATAGAAAGTGCATTACGCTGATTTTCATTTAGTTCTTTAGCAACATGATCAATAGCGCAGATAGTACCAATATTAAATCCATCCGGTGTTGTAAGCGGAATTCCGGCATAAAACCGAACCTTAAAACCTCCGGTAACATTAGGGTCATCTTTAAAACGTTCGTTCAAAAATGTATCGTTTATTTCGACCATTTCTGATTCCATTATCGTATATCTGCAAAAAGAAATTTCTCTTGGAACCTCAGATACTCCTATGCCAATTTCAGATTTAAACCATTGTCGGTTTTCATCAATAAAAGAAATATGGGCAATGGGAACCCCGCATATATAAGAAACTAATTTTGTTGCATCATCAAAAGCATGATCCGGAAGTGTATCTAATATATTGTAACGCTTTAATGCTGCTAAACGCTCTAGCTCATTGTGTGGTATTGGCTGATCTTCGTAACTCATTTGCTTATAGAAAATTTTTGGAAGCCTTACTATCATTAATAAAAAGACTAATGCAAAGTTATTTAATTAAAACTTCAAAAAATAATCTGAATTGCAGAAGTATAAAATCTACATTCAATAGATTTTTTTACTATCAATTTACCAGCATTCTTCAATTACTTGTTTATGATTGTTTAATAAATTGAACAAAAAATGCCAATGATAATTTTCATTGGCATTTTTAATATCTCAAAATAAATACGATTTAACTCTCTAAAGCTAATTTTGTTTTAAGTCTTCGGTTATACAAAATTATAAATCCAATCCAGATCACTAAAAGAGCAGCAATTAGTATCAATTCTGTTTCATGTAAACCTTCGCGAAAGAAATTATTTAGTGAATGCACTCCAGCAACAGCAAGCAGCGAACTTGTTTTTGAATATACTTTTCCAATTCCCCAGGTACCAAAAAAGATAATTCCTAAGAAAATCAATCCAGAAGTGTCTAATCCAATATTTACGTGCCAGATAAACCAAA
The sequence above is a segment of the Flavobacterium sp. genome. Coding sequences within it:
- a CDS encoding RNA polymerase sigma-70 factor, coding for MYKGYTDEQLVELLRQGKDKAFDELYFRYRDPLVRFVYIRMKSISVSEEIVQEVFTSIWERRKKILLQKSFAAYIYTSVRYTTLDYIKSHTISDQYIQEVLDRNTVSLNSYNGTEDSIYYEELQIAVDKAASLLPKKSKEVFILSRIKHYSNKEIADELNVSIETVKYHITYALKFMRTYLGEFN
- a CDS encoding glycosyltransferase — encoded protein: MSSYLGLAYLSVKELRSYLKKNSFVDYEVLLTSEFAPKLSLIAPAYNEGFTIEENVKSLLSLNYNDYQVIVVNDGSKDNSMEILIKTYDLVLTEIDFHAQIKTKEIKGLYTSKNAAFKKLIVVDKENGGKADALNAGLNIAQNPYVVCIDVDCILDKDSLLKLAKPFLESHGERIIATGGVVRIANQCIIKNGRLVEINVPDVLLPRIQVLEYLRAFLLGRMAWGRLDGLLLISGAFGAFDKEIALLAGGYDTKTVGEDMELVVRMRRYMLENKLPYTVRYIPDPLCWTEAPEDFKIFKKQRSRWMRGTIETLKFHKKMFLNPKYKLLGMLSIPYWTLFEFLAPGIEFIGLVITIVFLIIGLLNWHFFLLLLLFVYTFAVFFSVIALFSEERTFHKYPKQADFFKLLLAAFIEPFYFHPLTVYSALIGYKEKIMGTKGWGEMTRKGFTKK
- a CDS encoding ATP-binding protein translates to MSYEDQPIPHNELERLAALKRYNILDTLPDHAFDDATKLVSYICGVPIAHISFIDENRQWFKSEIGIGVSEVPREISFCRYTIMESEMVEINDTFLNERFKDDPNVTGGFKVRFYAGIPLTTPDGFNIGTICAIDHVAKELNENQRNALSIVSRHVINQLELSNKNMQLDAQKKIAERAVLAKDSFLANMSHEIRTPLNAIIGFTDLLAQTKLDVVQRDYIDSVQIAGENLLLIINDILDLSKIESGNLTIETEPFNLKNTLKHVYALLKVKVPKDVEFNLFLDADMPEMVIGDQGRLNQILVNLIGNSLKFTNEGDVTVSVKKIDETENHYSLRFSVKDTGIGIPEKKLKTIFDRFTQAEDSTTRRFGGTGLGLNIVKQLVELQNAEIHVKSKENRGSEFYFDINYRKADYSEENEKAIVSENLGKLKILLCEDNVLNQKLAKNVIQNFGFELDIAENGEEGIEFLSKNEYDLVLMDLQMPVKDGYQTTEYIRNEMKSTIPIIAMTAHSLVGEQERCYNAGMDGYVPKPFKQSALLEAIKTVLNPDNKLHRKRRVDLSFIDEMSGGDLNFRQEMVNLFIEKIPGEEALLEESFKKKDYDTVKKMAHNMRSSLDMFLLDDLSNCLAVIEEEARHEKFTSETADRIHIFHCGIIEVVKYLKEL
- a CDS encoding YaiO family outer membrane beta-barrel protein, which produces MKFIYYSILLLFISSAAIGQEINVDEAMANAKREVEKGNYDKALSILNPVRAKFPEDEDIKTYAGRIYSWKKDYKTAIEVLSPMADRVNPSPDALLAIINVYYWSEQFEKCIFYCDKYLALDPNSIDVLKIKVTCLEKLDRDQEALEIIDKASVTENSTQAFKGIRTLIGHKTKNAISASYLNVSTSNPGQSPLHYGYVEYTHKFTKSALVGRANIGHVNDDTQMLFEADYYQTFAKKDYLYVNAGVSTGETIFPVAKVGVEYYFRPGKRFDYALGVRYMHFETDDVTLLTGQLSYKTGSNTIAYRPYYDTGNALFSHVLSFQHTNEENENLIRFELQYGNVPYLYLYNNYTQPLKAYRAGIQYQHRIGDSFFVRPIFLYEYEEYLPGEYRNRFNAQIIITKRF
- a CDS encoding response regulator transcription factor; translated protein: MRIVLAEDNDILRKSLSFFLESKGFTVDQFSDGKDALEAIEKNSYDLILTDINMPGISGMQITQHVRQTINSDIPIIILTSSGVEQTELDSFDIGANEFIAKPISPAVLLVRINKLLNTRV